Proteins encoded together in one Bombus affinis isolate iyBomAffi1 chromosome 2, iyBomAffi1.2, whole genome shotgun sequence window:
- the LOC126925600 gene encoding protein lifeguard 1-like isoform X1 — MATWQNTPGAGFYAGHQGYPPQNPGYPSQEGYPPGYPPPYGGNPPPPGPGFIPPGAPPYGQIPPGGPVFGTVPQSGMYGSNYEESMHSDGIKGLEFSDKTIRNGFIRKVYSILMIQLLITVSMIALFLFHEPTRKYVRSHQELFWISFVATLVLIICMACCTSVRRKAPMNYVFLLLFTIAESFLLATAASTYNSKEVLLAIGITAAVCFALTLFAFQTKFDFTALNTILFVALIIFVLFGIIATIWRGPVMTLVYASIGALLFSIYLIYDTQMMIGGNHKYSISAEEYIFAALSLYIDIINIFIYILTIIGASRD, encoded by the exons ATGGCAACTTGGCAGAATACACCAGGTGCAGGATTTTATGCAGGGCATCAAG GTTATCCTCCTCAAAATCCTGGTTATCCATCTCAAGAAGGGTACCCTCCTGGATATCCACCTCCTTACGGAGGAAATCCACCACCACCAG gTCCTGGTTTTATTCCTCCAGGGGCACCTCCTTACGGACAAATTCCACCAGGTGGTCCAGTATTTGGTACAGTTCCACAATCAGGCATGTATGGGTCAAATTATGAGGAATCTATGCACTCTGATGGCATCAAAGGACTTGAGTTCAGTGATAAAACCATTAGAAATGGATTCATCAG GAAAGTGTACAGTATACTAATGATTCAGCTGCTGATTACAGTATCGATGATTGCGCTCTTCCTTTTCCATGAACCTACTAGAAAATATGTTCGATCTCATCAAGAGCTATTTTGGATCTCCTTTGTAGCAACTCTTGTCCTGATTATATGTATGGCATGTTGTACTAGTGTGAGACGAAAAGCCCCTATGAATTATGTGTTTTTGTTGCTATTTACAATAGCAGAAAGTTTTCTGTTAGCTACTGCTGCTTCTACATACAACTCTAAAGAG GTACTATTGGCGATTGGAATTACTGCAGCTGTTTGTTTTGCATTAACATTATTCGCATTCCAAACGAAATTTGATTTCACTGCTCTTAACACAATTTTGTTCGTTGCATTGATCATTTTCGTACTCTTTGGAATAATCGCAACAATATGGCGTGGACCAGTTATGACCTTAGTATATGCATCAATTGGGGCCCTTCTTTTCTCTATTTATTTGATCTATGATACACAAATGATGATTGGTGGTAATCACAAGTATTCGATTTCTGCGGAAGAGTATATTTTTGCAGCACTAAGCCTTTATATAGATATCATCAATATCTTCATATACATTTTGACAATTATTGGCGCCTCACGAGattaa
- the LOC126925600 gene encoding protein lifeguard 1-like isoform X2: protein MYGSNYEESMHSDGIKGLEFSDKTIRNGFIRKVYSILMIQLLITVSMIALFLFHEPTRKYVRSHQELFWISFVATLVLIICMACCTSVRRKAPMNYVFLLLFTIAESFLLATAASTYNSKEVLLAIGITAAVCFALTLFAFQTKFDFTALNTILFVALIIFVLFGIIATIWRGPVMTLVYASIGALLFSIYLIYDTQMMIGGNHKYSISAEEYIFAALSLYIDIINIFIYILTIIGASRD from the exons ATGTATGGGTCAAATTATGAGGAATCTATGCACTCTGATGGCATCAAAGGACTTGAGTTCAGTGATAAAACCATTAGAAATGGATTCATCAG GAAAGTGTACAGTATACTAATGATTCAGCTGCTGATTACAGTATCGATGATTGCGCTCTTCCTTTTCCATGAACCTACTAGAAAATATGTTCGATCTCATCAAGAGCTATTTTGGATCTCCTTTGTAGCAACTCTTGTCCTGATTATATGTATGGCATGTTGTACTAGTGTGAGACGAAAAGCCCCTATGAATTATGTGTTTTTGTTGCTATTTACAATAGCAGAAAGTTTTCTGTTAGCTACTGCTGCTTCTACATACAACTCTAAAGAG GTACTATTGGCGATTGGAATTACTGCAGCTGTTTGTTTTGCATTAACATTATTCGCATTCCAAACGAAATTTGATTTCACTGCTCTTAACACAATTTTGTTCGTTGCATTGATCATTTTCGTACTCTTTGGAATAATCGCAACAATATGGCGTGGACCAGTTATGACCTTAGTATATGCATCAATTGGGGCCCTTCTTTTCTCTATTTATTTGATCTATGATACACAAATGATGATTGGTGGTAATCACAAGTATTCGATTTCTGCGGAAGAGTATATTTTTGCAGCACTAAGCCTTTATATAGATATCATCAATATCTTCATATACATTTTGACAATTATTGGCGCCTCACGAGattaa
- the LOC126925653 gene encoding uncharacterized protein LOC126925653 produces MFKFIHLYFFIILPVIIGAAKKEHKIFSDIIERLRKKATDEEHGGIIAMKRQLFQDIFTEHQKDDKLQFGYVCENPVQWEQRFEEKDLPNNRHRGKVKWANIDGSYGEHYWDLNHK; encoded by the exons ATGTttaaatttattcatttatatttttttataatccTTCCGGTTATTATAGGCGCCGCAAAAAAGGAACATAAAATTTTTTCAG ATATAATTGAAAGATTAAGAAAAAAGGCAACTGATGAAGAACACGGAGGAATTATTGCTATGAAAAGACAACTGTTTCA AGATATTTTTACAGAACATCAAAAAGATGACAAATTGCAATTTGGCTATGTTTGCGAAAACCCAGTTCAATGGGaacaaagattcgaagaaaAAGATCTTCCGAATAATCGACATCGTGGAAAG GTCAAATGGGCAAATATAGATGGCAGCTATGGTGAGCACTACTGGGACTTAAATCATAAGTAA
- the LOC126925635 gene encoding dehydrogenase/reductase SDR family member 4 codes for MLRSPLSQTIQQVNRNFSKIKCKRLEGKVAIVTASTEGIGFAIVKRLAEEGAKVMISSRKESNVKKAVEQLKSEGLNVCGTVCHVGKSEDRKNLLKNTEQEFGGLDILVSNAATNPTQSTFFETSEEVWDKIFDTNVKSTFLLLQEALPLLRKSKSASIILMSSITAYTPFNLLGAYGVSKTALLGINQVAAATLAPEGIRVNCIAPGIIKTKFSRVLYEGETGEAVLSTIPMQRFGEPDDIANVAAFLASDDASYITGETITAGGGMRSRL; via the exons ATGTTGCGTTCTCCACTAAGTCAAACCATACAGCAAGTTAATcgcaatttttcaaaaataaaatgtaaacgaCTGGAAGGAAAAGTAGCTATTGTTACAGCATCAACAGAAGG TATTGGTTTTGCAATAGTAAAACGTTTAGCTGAAGAAGGTGCTAAAGTAATGATTAGCAGCCGCAAAGAATCAAATGTAAAAAAGGCTGTAGAACAACTTAAATCTGAAGGTTTAAATGTTTGTGGTACCGTATGTCATGTGGGAAAAAGTGAAGATAGAAAAAATCTTCTTAAGAac acTGAACAAGAATTTGGTGGTTTAGATATACTTGTATCAAATGCTGCCACAAATCCAACACAATCTACATTCTTTGAAACTTCAGAGGAAGTATGGGATAAAATTTTTGATACTAATGTTAAGAGTACATTTCTTTTATTACAAGAAGCCTTACCACTTTTAAGAAAGAGTAAATCTGCGTCGATAATTCTTATGTCTTCAATAACAGCATATACACCATTTAAT TTACTAGGTGCATATGGTGTTAGTAAAACTGCATTGTTAGGAATAAATCAAGTAGCTGCTGCTACTCTTGCACCTGAAGGAATTCGTGTCAATTGCATAGCACCTGGTATTATAAAGACTAAATTTTCACGAGTg CTTTATGAAGGTGAGACAGGAGAAGCTGTATTATCAACAATACCAATGCAAAGATTTGGTGAACCAGATGATATAGCAAATGTTGCTGCATTTTTGGCAAGTGATGATGCTTCATACATTACTGGCGAAACTATCACTGCTGGTGGTGGAATGCGAAGTAGActttaa
- the LOC126925619 gene encoding elongation of very long chain fatty acids protein 6-like — MDKLDYMPTTIPNYSYVFNFEKRLAYSNTVMRITNHYPYCFCYCLFYIILIFAGKYFMSSRPKFELRGTLALWNASLAVFSIFGFLRMGSELYHVLRHYGFQYSVCISYITYDPVMTFWTLMFIVSKIVEFGDTVFIVLRKQPLKFLHWYHHITVLLYSWLCFIENAPHSRWNCAINYFVHSWMYSYYALKVMRFNLPRWFAMLITTLQTLQMVWGCFIATMTYNYIRNDQIDCHVKSYNVKIGLLLYFSYFILFSRFFKQAYLSNNCRKIKESSKHAQD, encoded by the exons ATGGACAAATTGGATTATATGCCGACCACCATACCTAATTATTCATACGTCTTTAACTTCGAAAAAAGACTCGCTTATTCGAATACTGTTATGCGGATTACGAACCACTATCCGTATTGTTTCTGCTACTGTCTCTTTTACATTATCCTAATTTTTGCCGGAAAATATTTCATGTCCAGTAGACCAAAGTTCGAGCTGAGAGGAACGCTCGCTTTGTGGAATGCCTCGCTTGCAGTGTTCTCCATTTTTGGATTCCTCCGGATGGGATCAGAATTATATCACGTATTACGTCATTATGGATTTCAATATAGTGTCTGTATCAG TTATATAACATATGATCCCGTGATGACTTTTTGGACCTTAATGTTCATTGTATCAAAGATCGTGGAGTTTGGTGATACAGTCTTCATTGTGCTACGGAAGCAGCCATTGAAATTTTTACATTGGTATCATCATATAACAGTTCTTCTCTATTCATGGTTGTGTTTTATAGAGAATGCACCACACTCCAGATGGAATTGCGCAATAAATTACTTTGTTCATTCCTGGATGTATTCCTATTATGCTCTAAAAGTAATGCGATTCAATCTACCAAGATGGTTTGCCATGTTGATCACAACGCTACAGACACTACAGATGGTGTGGGGTTGTTTTATAGCTACTATGACTTACAACTATATAAGAAACGATCAAATTGACTGTCACGTTAAATCCTACAACGTCAAAATTGGTCTGTTGTTATACTTCAGCTATTTCATTCTCTTTAGCAGATTCTTCAAACAGGCTTATCTATCCAATAATTGCAGAAAGATAAAAGAAAGCTCAAAGCATGCTCAAGACTAA